A single region of the Sciurus carolinensis chromosome 14, mSciCar1.2, whole genome shotgun sequence genome encodes:
- the Ptges gene encoding prostaglandin E synthase, whose translation MPTPSLATVSGQALPAFLLCSTLLVIKMYVVAVITGQVRLRKKAFANPEDALRHGGLKYCRSDPDVERCLRAHRNDMETIYPFLFLGLVYAFLGPSPVAAWTHFLVFLLGRLVHTVAYLGKLRAPIRSVSYTLAQLPCASMALQILWEAARHL comes from the exons ATGCCAACCCCCAGCCTGGCGACGGTGAGCGGACAGGCGCTGCCAGCCTTCCTGCTCTGCAGCACGCTGCTGGTCATCAAGATGTACGTGGTGGCGGTCATCACAGGCCAAGTGAGGCTGCGGAAGAAG GCTTTCGCCAACCCCGAGGACGCCCTGAGGCACGGAGGCCTCAAGTACTGCCGGAGCGACCCCGACGTGGAGCGCTGTCTCAG AGCCCACCGCAATGACATGGAGACCATctaccccttcctcttcctgggcCTGGTCTACGCGTTCCTGGGGCCCAGCCCTGTGGCTGCCTGGACGCACTTCCTGGTCTTCCTCCTGGGCCGCCTGGTGCACACCGTGGCCTACCTGGGGAAGCTGCGGGCACCCATCCGCTCCGTGTCCTACACCCTGGCCCAACTGCCCTGTGCCTCCATGGCCCTGCAGATCCTTTGGGAAGCAGCCCGCCACCTGTGA